Proteins from one Planctomyces sp. SH-PL62 genomic window:
- a CDS encoding NADPH-dependent FMN reductase, with protein MRILAVSGSLRARSSNTAALKAAVKLAPPDMQIHLFEGIASLPHFNPDVDESGPPPSVHEWRRQVGAARGLLICSPEYARGVAGVMKNALDWLVRGPEFYEKPVAVINASPRSTHADASLRLTLATMSGRVIEAASIAVPLLGRGLDADGIAADPSLSSSLRDALRSFADAIGAGS; from the coding sequence ATGCGAATCCTGGCGGTCTCGGGCAGCCTACGGGCTAGGTCTTCCAATACGGCGGCGTTGAAGGCGGCCGTGAAGCTTGCCCCGCCCGACATGCAGATCCATCTCTTCGAGGGGATCGCGAGCCTTCCCCACTTCAACCCGGACGTCGACGAGTCAGGGCCGCCTCCATCCGTGCACGAGTGGAGAAGACAAGTTGGAGCGGCCCGGGGGCTCCTCATCTGCAGCCCGGAATATGCCAGGGGCGTCGCGGGCGTCATGAAGAACGCCCTCGACTGGCTCGTGAGAGGCCCGGAGTTTTACGAGAAGCCCGTCGCCGTCATCAACGCCTCGCCCCGGTCCACCCACGCCGACGCCAGCCTGCGCCTGACCTTGGCCACCATGTCCGGTCGGGTGATCGAAGCCGCCTCGATCGCCGTGCCCCTGCTCGGTCGCGGCCTCGACGCCGACGGCATCGCTGCCGACCCTTCCCTCTCATCGTCGCTCCGCGACGCACTTCGCAGTTTCGCGGACGCCATCGGGGCCGGATCGTAA
- a CDS encoding ArdC family protein encodes MASQQQLRQSITEQIVAALESGSTPPWRRPWKVGPNAGSPANVVSRKPYRGINPILLDLAAARHNLTSKWWATFNQWKHMGGRVMPRPSHVPSGRWGTTIVFWSPINRAVTNDRGQDEEDRFFVMRSYTVFNVDQVEGDHLDHLRAGQGEDDTAGEVVIEYEPAVAAIAATGIAVRHGGTRAFYSPSEDFVQVPPKASFTEPDEYYETIFHELVHATEHPNRLNWSRKEKDNTYALGELVAEIGACYLARELGVPASGNLDNHVAYLANWLRAMKDDPRFIFTASAQASKAADYLLAFSRPQVAEEMEASVLAG; translated from the coding sequence ATGGCCAGCCAGCAGCAGCTCCGTCAGTCCATCACCGAGCAGATCGTCGCCGCCCTGGAGTCCGGCAGCACGCCGCCATGGCGACGGCCGTGGAAGGTCGGCCCCAACGCCGGCTCCCCCGCCAACGTCGTCAGCCGCAAGCCGTACCGGGGCATCAACCCCATCCTCTTGGATCTTGCGGCGGCCCGCCACAACCTGACCTCGAAGTGGTGGGCGACCTTCAATCAGTGGAAGCATATGGGTGGCAGGGTCATGCCCCGCCCGTCACACGTGCCCTCGGGCCGCTGGGGAACGACGATCGTCTTCTGGTCGCCCATCAACAGGGCCGTGACCAACGACCGGGGCCAGGACGAAGAGGACCGATTCTTCGTCATGCGGTCCTACACCGTCTTCAACGTCGATCAGGTCGAGGGCGATCACCTCGACCACCTCCGGGCCGGGCAAGGAGAGGACGACACCGCCGGTGAGGTCGTCATCGAATACGAACCCGCCGTGGCGGCCATCGCCGCCACCGGCATCGCCGTCCGCCACGGCGGGACGAGGGCGTTCTATTCGCCGAGTGAAGATTTCGTCCAGGTGCCGCCGAAAGCGTCGTTCACCGAGCCGGACGAGTATTACGAGACGATCTTCCACGAGCTGGTCCACGCCACGGAGCATCCGAACCGGCTGAATTGGAGCCGCAAGGAGAAGGACAACACCTACGCCCTCGGGGAGTTGGTCGCCGAGATCGGGGCCTGCTACCTGGCCCGTGAGCTGGGGGTGCCGGCCAGCGGGAATCTCGACAATCACGTCGCCTACCTCGCCAACTGGCTACGGGCGATGAAGGATGACCCCCGCTTCATCTTCACGGCGTCGGCGCAAGCCTCAAAGGCCGCCGACTACCTCCTCGCCTTCAGCCGCCCCCAGGTCGCCGAAGAGATGGAAGCCTCGGTTCTTGCCGGATGA
- a CDS encoding carbon-nitrogen hydrolase family protein gives MGFRSSSLFSASLFMLLPTAVAWGGEPPKPTQVKVAAVQMLGYDKTDLPRPGFDPSEAVVRYVEKAAGDGAQLVVFPEYLLGRISVPGPQTERIAGAAAAGKIYVVVGCWEVSEDGSFANTALLFDRSGEIAGKYRKVHAAVDHSEGQPPWSSPPQGKDDEWYSTNDPEWKMKRGDEFPVFDLDFGRVGILTCYDGWFPESSRILSLKGAEILVWINGRKGTVEDFLVKSAMFQDEVAMVATNQAYGSGTTIGQWPAEILAVCKEPEEGYVIATIDLGRVRKARLNSRNLRQRRPDAYGEIVKPIATDGPPGPGKP, from the coding sequence ATGGGCTTTCGGTCGAGTTCGCTGTTCTCCGCATCCCTGTTCATGCTGCTGCCCACCGCCGTCGCATGGGGCGGGGAGCCCCCCAAGCCGACGCAGGTGAAGGTGGCGGCGGTCCAGATGCTAGGCTACGACAAGACCGACCTGCCACGGCCGGGATTCGACCCGAGCGAGGCCGTGGTCCGATACGTCGAGAAGGCGGCCGGGGACGGGGCGCAGCTCGTCGTCTTCCCGGAGTATCTGCTGGGCCGGATCTCCGTCCCCGGCCCGCAGACCGAGCGGATCGCCGGGGCGGCGGCGGCGGGGAAGATTTACGTGGTCGTGGGTTGCTGGGAGGTCTCCGAGGACGGGTCGTTCGCCAACACGGCCCTGCTGTTCGACCGTTCCGGCGAGATCGCCGGCAAGTACCGCAAGGTCCACGCCGCCGTGGACCATTCCGAGGGCCAGCCGCCCTGGTCCAGCCCCCCGCAGGGCAAGGACGACGAGTGGTACTCGACGAATGACCCTGAATGGAAGATGAAGCGGGGTGACGAGTTCCCGGTCTTCGACCTGGACTTCGGCCGGGTCGGCATCCTGACCTGCTACGACGGCTGGTTCCCGGAGTCGTCCCGCATCCTGTCGCTCAAAGGGGCCGAGATCCTGGTCTGGATCAACGGCCGGAAGGGGACGGTGGAGGACTTCCTGGTCAAGTCGGCGATGTTCCAGGACGAAGTGGCGATGGTCGCCACGAACCAGGCCTACGGGTCGGGGACGACCATCGGCCAGTGGCCCGCCGAGATCCTCGCCGTCTGCAAGGAGCCGGAGGAGGGCTACGTCATCGCCACGATCGATCTGGGACGGGTTCGGAAGGCCCGGCTGAACAGCCGGAACCTCCGGCAGCGGAGGCCGGATGCCTACGGGGAGATCGTGAAGCCGATCGCCACGGATGGTCCGCCCGGTCCGGGGAAGCCCTGA
- a CDS encoding TspO/MBR family protein, producing the protein MNNFMVWYDGLAKPSWTPSPSTIGLVWQILYPIILVTCLFVFVQAVRRKIPRRVATPFAVNLVANLIFTPIQFGLRNLPLASVDILIVWATILWMIVAVWKHYRWVAVAQVPYLIWVSTATVLQLSITWMNWGRS; encoded by the coding sequence ATGAATAACTTCATGGTCTGGTACGACGGCCTGGCGAAGCCGTCCTGGACTCCGAGCCCATCGACCATCGGGCTGGTCTGGCAGATCCTCTACCCGATCATCCTGGTCACGTGCCTGTTCGTGTTCGTGCAGGCGGTTCGGAGGAAGATCCCCCGGCGAGTGGCGACGCCCTTCGCCGTCAACCTCGTGGCCAACCTGATCTTCACGCCGATCCAGTTCGGGCTGCGGAACCTGCCGCTGGCCTCCGTGGACATCCTGATCGTCTGGGCGACGATCCTCTGGATGATCGTCGCCGTCTGGAAGCACTACCGCTGGGTCGCCGTCGCCCAGGTGCCGTACCTGATCTGGGTCTCGACAGCGACCGTCCTGCAACTGTCGATCACCTGGATGAACTGGGGACGATCCTGA
- a CDS encoding cupin domain-containing protein, with the protein MTKVSLREKLALFQNHWNPRIVGESNGRHVKLVKFQGEFVRHEHDAEDELFLVVQGRFRMDFRDRRVWLEEGEFPIVPRGIEHRPVAQHEVHVLLFEPVGTLNTGDAPGERTVLEPQRI; encoded by the coding sequence GTGACGAAGGTGAGTCTTCGCGAGAAGTTGGCACTGTTCCAGAACCACTGGAATCCCCGGATCGTCGGCGAATCGAACGGGCGACACGTCAAGCTCGTGAAGTTCCAGGGCGAGTTCGTCCGGCACGAGCACGACGCCGAGGACGAGCTGTTCCTGGTCGTCCAGGGGCGCTTCCGCATGGACTTCCGGGACCGGCGGGTGTGGCTGGAAGAGGGCGAGTTCCCGATCGTGCCACGAGGAATCGAGCATCGCCCCGTTGCGCAGCACGAGGTGCATGTCCTGCTCTTCGAGCCGGTCGGGACGTTGAACACCGGTGATGCGCCCGGCGAGAGGACCGTGTTGGAACCTCAAAGAATCTGA
- a CDS encoding IS630 family transposase has translation MGRPYSADLRERVVAAVDRGEESQRAIARRFEVSPSFVVRMLQRRRASGGLEPGPHGGGAGFKLGLDERIRLFELVRRHADATPKQIKERGGFDCTLVTIWRPLRRSGWTRKKKSPHAAERDRPDVKEARRRSRRKAKRLDPRRRIVLDEAGVDASMTPTQARAPGGRRAEGSAPKAWRTTTVVAAAGLDGLRGESAFAGAMDEPAFRTYAEGVLAPNLRPGDVVVMDDLRVHDSEAAEAAIERAGARGIRPPPYSPDHDPIEEMWSKLKARLRRIAAGTTPALHQAPADALYQTTAKDIAGWFRHSGLYAIPG, from the coding sequence GTGGGAAGACCTTATTCGGCGGATCTGCGGGAGCGCGTGGTCGCGGCGGTGGACAGGGGCGAGGAGTCGCAACGCGCGATCGCCCGGCGGTTCGAGGTGAGCCCGTCGTTCGTGGTGCGGATGCTGCAGCGTCGGCGTGCGAGCGGCGGCCTGGAGCCGGGGCCCCACGGCGGCGGGGCCGGGTTCAAGCTCGGGCTCGACGAGCGGATTCGCCTGTTCGAGTTGGTTCGCCGGCACGCCGACGCCACGCCGAAGCAGATCAAGGAGCGGGGCGGCTTCGACTGCACGCTCGTGACGATCTGGCGGCCGTTGCGGCGGTCCGGCTGGACGCGGAAGAAGAAGTCGCCGCACGCCGCCGAACGCGACCGCCCCGACGTCAAGGAGGCCCGCCGGAGGTCCCGCCGCAAGGCGAAGCGGCTCGATCCGAGACGGCGGATCGTCCTGGACGAGGCCGGTGTCGACGCGTCGATGACCCCGACGCAAGCCCGGGCCCCGGGGGGGCGTCGGGCCGAGGGCTCGGCCCCGAAGGCGTGGCGGACGACGACCGTGGTCGCGGCGGCGGGCCTCGACGGCCTCCGCGGCGAGTCGGCGTTCGCCGGCGCCATGGACGAGCCGGCGTTCCGGACCTACGCCGAAGGCGTGCTCGCGCCGAACCTGCGCCCCGGCGACGTCGTGGTGATGGACGACCTTCGCGTCCACGACTCGGAGGCGGCCGAGGCCGCGATCGAGCGGGCGGGGGCGAGAGGGATCCGGCCGCCGCCGTACAGCCCCGACCACGACCCCATCGAGGAGATGTGGTCGAAGCTCAAGGCCCGCCTGCGTCGGATCGCCGCGGGGACGACCCCGGCGTTGCATCAGGCGCCGGCCGACGCCCTCTACCAGACCACGGCCAAGGATATCGCCGGCTGGTTCAGGCATTCAGGGCTGTATGCCATCCCGGGGTAA